Proteins encoded in a region of the Bradyrhizobium sp. CB3481 genome:
- a CDS encoding type II and III secretion system protein family protein, producing MKFGENKSATQSAVGRTLLLSAVAALALGPLLPVAAAETEKDPVTTSALGPVKMRFLSLGIGKSMVVDLPRDVKDVLVADPKIANAVIRSPQRAYIIGGAVGQTNVVFFDGDGQQIASYDIAVKRDLNGVRTALRQSMPGIQIEGVGDSVLLTGSVSSPVEAQQAGEIAARLVGGADKVVNSIVVRGRDQVMLKVTVAEVRRDVIKQLGIDLSASLNVGNTSVVFNNNNPFTANNAPLVPGNALIGQFGSAPSVKATLRAMETAGVVKTLAEPNLTAISGESATFISGGEFPIPTGVTCQTTTGGAIGQCVQTVSFKKFGISLNFTPVVLSEGRISLRVMTEVSEVSTENSLTGGQGGTTIPSIKTRRAETTLEIPSGGSMAMAGLIQEQTKQAVNGLPGLDQVPIFGQLFRSQDFVNNQTELMVLVTPYVVRAAAQKELSRPDDGFAPASDSQSALLGRINRIYGVAARVDPVAGVQGNFGFIID from the coding sequence ATGAAGTTTGGGGAAAATAAGTCGGCCACGCAGAGTGCGGTGGGGCGCACCCTGTTGTTGTCGGCCGTTGCCGCGCTGGCGCTCGGCCCGCTGCTGCCTGTGGCCGCAGCCGAGACCGAGAAGGATCCGGTGACGACCTCCGCCCTCGGCCCGGTGAAGATGCGTTTCCTGTCGCTCGGCATCGGCAAGTCGATGGTGGTCGACCTGCCGCGTGACGTGAAGGATGTGCTGGTCGCCGATCCGAAGATCGCCAATGCCGTCATCCGCTCGCCGCAGCGCGCCTATATCATCGGCGGCGCCGTCGGCCAGACCAACGTGGTGTTTTTCGACGGCGACGGCCAGCAGATCGCTTCCTACGACATCGCCGTCAAACGCGACCTCAACGGGGTGCGGACCGCACTGCGGCAGTCGATGCCGGGAATCCAGATCGAGGGCGTCGGCGACAGCGTGCTGCTGACCGGCTCGGTATCGAGCCCTGTCGAAGCCCAGCAGGCCGGCGAGATCGCCGCGCGGCTGGTCGGCGGCGCCGACAAGGTCGTCAACTCGATCGTCGTTCGCGGCCGCGACCAGGTGATGCTGAAAGTTACTGTCGCGGAAGTCCGGCGCGATGTCATCAAGCAGCTGGGCATCGACCTGAGCGCCAGCCTGAATGTCGGCAACACCTCGGTGGTCTTCAACAACAACAATCCCTTCACCGCCAACAACGCTCCCCTGGTCCCCGGCAACGCCCTTATCGGACAGTTCGGCTCGGCGCCGTCAGTCAAGGCAACGCTTCGCGCGATGGAAACCGCAGGCGTCGTGAAGACCCTGGCCGAACCCAATCTCACGGCGATATCAGGCGAATCCGCAACGTTCATCTCCGGCGGTGAATTTCCCATTCCGACCGGTGTGACCTGCCAAACGACAACCGGCGGCGCCATCGGACAATGCGTCCAGACCGTCAGCTTCAAGAAATTCGGTATCTCGCTCAACTTCACGCCGGTGGTCCTGTCCGAGGGGCGGATCAGCCTACGGGTGATGACGGAAGTTTCTGAGGTCTCGACTGAAAACTCGCTGACCGGCGGTCAAGGTGGAACGACCATTCCCTCGATCAAGACGCGCCGCGCCGAGACGACGCTGGAAATCCCCTCCGGCGGCTCGATGGCGATGGCCGGCCTGATTCAGGAGCAGACCAAGCAAGCCGTCAACGGCCTGCCCGGCCTCGACCAGGTCCCGATCTTTGGCCAGCTGTTCCGCAGCCAGGACTTCGTCAACAACCAGACCGAACTGATGGTCCTGGTGACGCCCTATGTCGTGCGCGCGGCCGCGCAGAAGGAATTGTCGCGACCGGATGACGGCTTCGCGCCGGCGTCCGATTCCCAGTCCGCGCTGCTCGGCCGTATCAACCGCATCTACGGCGTCGCCGCCCGTGTCGATCCGGTCGCCGGCGTCCAGGGCAATTTCGGCTTCATCATTGACTGA
- a CDS encoding CpaD family pilus assembly protein codes for MTSRTPLQRVKAAGLFGALLGLATTLGACNWQSTEVVTTASVPNDYRHRHPIAVTEADQSITVFVGRGRGGLSGPQRADVAGLAYNWMREGTGAIVAEVPIETANARAAAASYQEIRSVLMAGGVPSRAITLRHYHPDDSRTLPTIRLSYPKIAAVAGPCGLWPQDLGPNIDNAAYNENRPYHNFGCATQRNLAAMIDNPADLEQPRSETPAYTPRRSTAFEKYRKGTSTATNYPEADKAKLSDTGK; via the coding sequence ATGACATCAAGAACACCGCTCCAACGGGTCAAGGCCGCGGGACTATTTGGCGCCCTGCTCGGCCTTGCGACGACGCTCGGCGCCTGCAACTGGCAATCCACGGAAGTCGTGACCACCGCGAGCGTACCGAATGATTACCGCCATCGTCATCCGATCGCGGTAACCGAAGCCGACCAGTCGATCACCGTGTTCGTCGGCCGTGGCCGCGGCGGCCTCTCCGGGCCGCAGCGCGCCGATGTTGCGGGTCTGGCCTACAACTGGATGCGTGAAGGCACCGGTGCCATCGTCGCCGAAGTCCCGATCGAAACGGCGAATGCGCGCGCGGCCGCAGCATCGTACCAGGAAATCCGGTCGGTGCTGATGGCCGGCGGCGTTCCCTCGCGCGCCATCACGCTGCGCCACTACCATCCCGACGACAGCAGGACCCTGCCGACGATCCGGCTGAGCTATCCGAAGATTGCCGCCGTCGCCGGCCCGTGTGGGCTGTGGCCGCAGGATCTCGGCCCGAACATCGACAACGCCGCCTACAATGAAAACCGCCCTTATCACAATTTCGGTTGCGCCACCCAGCGCAACCTCGCGGCGATGATCGACAACCCCGCGGATCTCGAGCAGCCGCGTTCCGAGACGCCGGCCTATACGCCGCGCCGAAGTACCGCCTTTGAGAAATACCGCAAGGGAACCTCCACCGCGACCAATTACCCCGAAGCCGACAAGGCCAAACTTAGCGATACAGGCAAATGA
- a CDS encoding AAA family ATPase — translation MISRVFQNSDDQLDDTPAQPEEYISPAPRVSVQAFCASVAVAAAVRAASEDRRLGKAHLTAHMGGITAAIETYHKAPTPNVILIESDPDSDILEGLDELATVCDAGTRVVVIGNAKDFTPYRELVRRGVSDYITAPVAPIDVVRAICGLYAASEEVAVGRIVAVVGAKGGVGASTVAHNVAWAIARDLALDSVVIDLDLAFGTAGLDYNQDPVQGIANAVFQQERPDSAFMERLLAKCSDRLNLLAAPATLDQVYDFGADAFDAIFDTMRMTTPCIVLDVPHQWSAWTKRTLVGADDILIVAEPDLANMRNAKNMLNVLKAARPNDRPPLYCLNQVGMHKRPEISVREFAKAIESPPIAAIPFDSKMFGTAANNGQMIAQISARHRTTQMFLQIAQRMTGHAVTKRSRTPSFLAPIIKKLQGTTARRA, via the coding sequence ATGATCAGCCGCGTTTTTCAAAACTCCGACGATCAACTGGACGACACGCCGGCGCAGCCCGAGGAATACATCTCGCCGGCGCCGCGCGTCTCGGTGCAGGCTTTTTGCGCCAGCGTCGCGGTCGCCGCCGCGGTGCGCGCGGCGAGCGAAGACCGCCGTCTGGGCAAGGCTCACCTCACTGCCCACATGGGCGGCATCACCGCCGCCATCGAGACCTATCACAAGGCCCCGACGCCCAACGTCATCCTGATCGAGAGCGACCCCGACAGCGATATTCTCGAAGGTCTCGATGAGCTCGCAACCGTCTGCGACGCGGGCACCCGTGTCGTCGTGATCGGTAACGCGAAGGACTTCACCCCCTATCGCGAGCTGGTGCGGCGCGGCGTCAGCGACTACATCACCGCACCGGTCGCGCCGATCGACGTGGTGCGCGCGATCTGCGGTCTCTACGCCGCCTCGGAAGAAGTGGCCGTGGGCCGCATCGTCGCCGTGGTCGGCGCCAAGGGCGGCGTCGGCGCCTCGACCGTCGCGCACAACGTGGCCTGGGCGATCGCGCGCGATCTGGCGCTCGATTCCGTCGTAATCGACCTCGACCTCGCCTTCGGCACCGCCGGGCTCGATTACAACCAGGACCCGGTTCAGGGCATCGCCAACGCCGTGTTCCAGCAGGAACGCCCCGACTCGGCCTTCATGGAGCGTCTGCTGGCGAAATGCTCCGACCGCCTCAATCTGCTGGCGGCTCCGGCAACGCTGGACCAGGTCTATGATTTCGGCGCCGATGCGTTCGATGCGATCTTCGACACGATGCGGATGACGACCCCGTGCATCGTGCTCGACGTTCCCCATCAATGGTCGGCATGGACCAAGCGCACGCTGGTCGGCGCCGACGACATTCTGATCGTCGCCGAGCCCGATCTGGCCAACATGCGCAACGCCAAGAACATGCTGAACGTGCTGAAGGCGGCGCGGCCCAACGACCGTCCGCCGCTCTACTGCCTCAACCAGGTCGGCATGCACAAGCGTCCCGAAATCTCGGTACGGGAATTCGCCAAGGCGATCGAGAGCCCGCCGATCGCGGCGATTCCGTTCGATTCGAAGATGTTCGGCACCGCCGCCAATAACGGCCAGATGATCGCGCAGATCTCGGCCAGGCATCGCACCACCCAGATGTTCCTGCAGATCGCGCAGCGGATGACGGGACACGCGGTGACCAAGCGGTCGCGGACCCCCTCGTTCCTGGCGCCGATCATCAAGAAGCTGCAGGGCACCACGGCCCGTCGGGCGTGA
- a CDS encoding tetratricopeptide repeat protein: MFQKLSYPSRTARLLACTSVLMLGLGLGSCTSSGLSDITGSIDEKAEVSRTGDPRRDIEAYQEQYRANPKDADAALRYGKALRATGQRSQAVAVLEQATIAHPGNRLLLAAYGRALADNGNFQQAFDVLGRAHSPDDPDWRLLSAQGATLDQLGRYEEARQYYASALKIAPDQPAVLSNLGLSYALSKELAKAEETLRRAHSLAGSDARVRANLALVVGLRGNFAEAEKIAKADLPPAEAAANVTQLKRMLARKDNENARAEAGKMPIAAAGRSD; the protein is encoded by the coding sequence ATGTTCCAGAAGTTGTCCTATCCGTCCCGCACCGCGCGGCTACTTGCGTGCACGTCTGTCCTGATGCTGGGGCTGGGGCTTGGTAGCTGCACGAGCTCGGGACTGTCCGATATCACCGGTTCGATCGACGAGAAGGCCGAGGTCAGCCGCACCGGCGATCCGCGCCGCGACATCGAAGCTTATCAGGAGCAGTATCGCGCCAATCCGAAGGATGCGGACGCGGCGCTGCGATACGGCAAGGCGCTGCGCGCGACCGGCCAGCGCTCGCAGGCGGTTGCGGTGCTCGAACAGGCCACCATCGCCCATCCAGGCAATCGGCTCCTGCTCGCCGCCTACGGCCGCGCACTGGCGGACAACGGCAATTTCCAGCAGGCCTTCGACGTGCTCGGCCGCGCCCACAGCCCCGACGATCCCGACTGGCGGCTGCTCTCGGCGCAGGGCGCGACGCTGGATCAGCTCGGCCGGTACGAGGAGGCGCGGCAATATTATGCCAGTGCGCTCAAGATCGCGCCCGACCAGCCCGCGGTGCTGTCCAACCTCGGGCTGTCCTACGCACTTTCGAAGGAGCTGGCCAAGGCGGAGGAGACGCTGCGCCGCGCCCACAGCCTTGCGGGCAGCGACGCGCGCGTGCGCGCCAACCTCGCGCTGGTGGTTGGCCTGCGGGGCAACTTTGCCGAGGCGGAGAAGATCGCCAAGGCCGACCTTCCGCCCGCCGAGGCCGCGGCGAATGTCACACAATTGAAGCGGATGCTGGCGCGCAAGGACAACGAAAACGCCCGCGCCGAAGCCGGCAAGATGCCGATCGCCGCGGCCGGGCGTTCCGATTAG
- a CDS encoding PilZ domain-containing protein, giving the protein MLAANRRASVRRACRNFAKIQFATGGLPRDCMITDMSDGGVKIIAEYPEIPSEFTVIFTEGRPRQCRLAWRIGCELGAQFLD; this is encoded by the coding sequence ATGTTGGCAGCGAACCGCCGCGCAAGCGTACGACGTGCGTGTAGAAATTTTGCGAAAATACAGTTCGCGACCGGCGGATTGCCACGCGACTGCATGATCACGGACATGTCGGACGGCGGCGTAAAGATCATCGCCGAATATCCGGAAATCCCGTCCGAATTCACGGTGATCTTCACCGAGGGCAGGCCCCGCCAGTGCCGGTTGGCCTGGCGAATCGGCTGTGAGCTCGGCGCGCAATTCCTCGACTAG
- a CDS encoding lipid-A-disaccharide synthase N-terminal domain-containing protein, with translation MLIQYGQALGDYLYDVFVAKFDFWLAFGLIAQLFFTARFLVQWITSERVGQSVVPMAFWFFSMGGGVMTLIYGIAKREPVIILGQSLATIIYIRNIMLIVKNRGSGSKTLDR, from the coding sequence ATGCTGATCCAATACGGGCAGGCGCTCGGCGACTATCTCTACGACGTCTTCGTCGCCAAGTTCGATTTCTGGCTGGCGTTCGGACTGATCGCGCAATTGTTCTTCACCGCGCGCTTCCTGGTGCAGTGGATCACCAGCGAACGCGTCGGGCAGAGCGTGGTGCCGATGGCGTTCTGGTTCTTCTCGATGGGCGGCGGGGTAATGACGCTGATCTACGGCATCGCCAAGCGCGAGCCGGTGATCATCCTCGGCCAGTCGCTGGCCACCATCATCTACATCAGAAACATCATGCTGATCGTGAAGAACCGCGGCAGCGGCTCGAAGACGCTGGACCGCTGA
- a CDS encoding glycosyltransferase family 2 protein — MTSADRDSVAVSIVVPVRNEAENVAPLIAEIIAALGGRWNYEIIYVNDGSTDATASRLAELMKQHRQLRQLKHAASSGQSAAVRSGVRAARGAIVATLDGDGQNNPIFLPDLIAAVEKGAGRIGLAAGQRVGRKDTGFKKLQSKIANGVRKAILKDGTRDTGCGLKAFPRDVFLSMPYFDGLHRFLPALVRREGFEIAYVDVIDRPRRSGVSNYGFFDRLWIGIMDLAGVWWLIRRKKPTPVATEVS, encoded by the coding sequence TTGACTTCTGCCGACAGAGATTCGGTCGCCGTTTCCATCGTTGTGCCGGTGCGTAACGAAGCGGAAAACGTCGCCCCGCTGATTGCGGAAATCATCGCTGCGCTCGGCGGCCGCTGGAACTACGAGATCATCTATGTCAATGACGGCTCGACGGATGCGACCGCCTCGCGGCTAGCCGAGCTGATGAAGCAGCACCGCCAGCTCCGGCAGCTGAAACATGCCGCCTCTTCGGGGCAGTCGGCGGCGGTGCGCAGCGGCGTGCGGGCGGCGCGCGGCGCCATCGTCGCGACGCTGGACGGTGACGGCCAGAACAACCCGATATTCCTGCCGGACCTGATCGCGGCGGTCGAGAAGGGCGCCGGCCGTATCGGGCTTGCAGCGGGCCAGCGGGTCGGGCGCAAGGATACCGGTTTCAAGAAGCTGCAGTCGAAGATCGCCAACGGCGTGCGCAAGGCGATCCTGAAGGACGGCACCCGCGACACCGGCTGCGGGCTGAAGGCGTTCCCGCGCGATGTATTCCTGTCGATGCCTTATTTCGACGGCCTGCATCGCTTCCTGCCGGCGCTGGTGCGCCGCGAAGGTTTCGAGATCGCCTATGTCGACGTGATCGATCGTCCGCGTCGGTCCGGCGTGTCCAATTACGGCTTCTTCGACCGGCTATGGATCGGGATCATGGATCTCGCCGGCGTATGGTGGCTGATCCGCCGCAAGAAGCCGACCCCCGTTGCGACCGAGGTTTCCTGA
- a CDS encoding phosphatase PAP2 family protein — translation MDAKPVAIDSRNFVARFAMLSWLSLAQLVRSPSHSRRAEAARRAARHALWLTAGLVAAIIVLMVAIDAWEIGQMPKRGTPSLWWVRILTDFGKDEYVLSALGVLLIAVALAAPAFRGIQRSLLLGLGTRLQFLFLAVAFSNLVTEVLKYSVGRGRPFVGGEANVLHFSHFAGNPAYYSFPSGHATTAFALAFAVSSIWPASRFAMALYAVIIAATRLVLLAHHPSDVVAGALIGIIGAMFVRYWFAARRLGFAIQHDGSIVPLVGPSSGRLKRVARGAFAP, via the coding sequence ATGGATGCGAAGCCCGTTGCCATCGACTCCCGGAACTTTGTCGCGCGCTTTGCGATGCTGAGCTGGCTGTCGCTGGCGCAGCTCGTGCGCTCGCCGTCGCATTCCCGACGCGCCGAGGCCGCGCGCCGCGCGGCGCGGCATGCGTTGTGGCTGACGGCCGGGCTCGTCGCTGCGATCATTGTCCTGATGGTTGCGATCGACGCCTGGGAAATCGGCCAGATGCCGAAGCGCGGCACACCCTCGTTATGGTGGGTTCGCATCCTCACCGATTTCGGCAAGGACGAATACGTGCTGTCCGCGCTCGGCGTGCTCTTGATTGCGGTCGCGCTCGCCGCGCCGGCCTTTCGCGGCATCCAGCGATCACTGCTGCTCGGGCTCGGCACGCGGCTGCAATTCCTCTTCCTTGCGGTGGCGTTTTCCAATCTGGTGACCGAGGTGCTGAAATACAGCGTGGGCCGCGGCCGGCCCTTTGTCGGTGGCGAGGCCAACGTCTTGCATTTTTCGCATTTTGCAGGAAATCCGGCCTATTACAGCTTCCCCTCCGGGCATGCCACGACCGCCTTTGCGCTCGCTTTTGCGGTGTCTTCCATCTGGCCGGCGAGCCGGTTCGCGATGGCGCTCTATGCCGTGATCATCGCGGCGACCCGGCTCGTGCTGCTGGCCCATCATCCGAGCGACGTCGTTGCCGGCGCGCTGATCGGCATCATCGGGGCGATGTTCGTGCGCTACTGGTTTGCGGCCCGCCGGCTGGGGTTTGCGATCCAGCATGACGGCAGCATCGTGCCCCTGGTCGGGCCTTCCTCGGGACGCCTCAAAAGGGTTGCCCGCGGCGCTTTCGCCCCATAA
- a CDS encoding glycosyltransferase family 39 protein has product MVETMHQPRFGAGQQPVKPAHSGRRVAAVFDFATANHFRAVVFLMLCGLVLFLPGFFNIPAIDRDEARFAQATKQMVESGDFVDIRFQDDVRYKKPVGIYWLQAAVVETASSLGLPRAQLRIWLYRIPSLIGAIGAVLLTYWAALAFVTRRGAALAALMMCASVLLGVEARLAKTDAMLLLTVVAAMGAMARVYLSWQRGEDPERPPWTAPAIFWTALAGGILLKGPLILMFVGLTIVALAILDRSAAWLWRLRPLWGLMWTLVLVLPWFVAIFWRAGEAFFSNSLGGDMLSKIGAQESHGAPPGLYLLLFWVTFWPGAALAGMAAPAVWRARREPGAQYLLAWLVPSWIVFEAVLTKLPHYVLPLYPAIAILTAGALERRVLSRSWLMRGAAWWFVIPAGAAVLAVAGAIKLTHYPAFPAWPFLAASMIFGLIAWWMFEDSRAERSLLNAVVAAMFLAIGIYGIVMPSLTAMFPSAEIARALRGVVCVGPKAAAAGFHEPSLVFMAGTGTLLTDGSGAADFLGQGSCRFALIESRTERAFVQRAEAIGLRYNVAKRIDGYNISQGKAISIAIFRSEGTE; this is encoded by the coding sequence ATGGTCGAAACCATGCACCAACCACGCTTCGGAGCGGGCCAACAGCCTGTAAAACCTGCGCATTCCGGGCGCAGGGTCGCCGCCGTGTTCGACTTCGCGACCGCGAACCATTTTCGCGCCGTCGTGTTCCTGATGCTTTGCGGGCTCGTCCTGTTCTTGCCTGGTTTCTTCAACATTCCGGCGATCGACCGCGACGAGGCGCGGTTCGCGCAGGCGACCAAGCAGATGGTCGAGAGCGGGGATTTCGTCGACATCCGCTTCCAGGACGACGTCCGCTACAAGAAGCCGGTCGGCATCTATTGGCTGCAGGCCGCCGTGGTCGAAACGGCGTCCTCGCTCGGCCTGCCGCGGGCGCAGCTGCGCATCTGGCTCTACCGCATTCCCTCATTGATCGGCGCCATCGGCGCGGTGCTGCTGACCTATTGGGCCGCGCTCGCCTTCGTCACGCGGCGCGGGGCGGCGCTGGCAGCGCTGATGATGTGTGCCTCCGTGCTGCTCGGCGTCGAGGCGCGGCTCGCCAAGACCGATGCGATGCTGCTGCTCACCGTTGTCGCAGCAATGGGCGCAATGGCACGGGTCTACCTGTCTTGGCAGCGTGGCGAAGATCCGGAGCGTCCGCCCTGGACGGCGCCCGCGATCTTCTGGACTGCGCTGGCCGGCGGCATCCTGCTCAAGGGGCCGCTGATCCTGATGTTCGTCGGGCTAACGATCGTGGCGCTCGCGATCCTCGATCGCTCGGCGGCATGGCTGTGGCGGCTGCGCCCGCTATGGGGCCTGATGTGGACGCTGGTGCTGGTGCTGCCGTGGTTCGTGGCAATCTTCTGGCGCGCGGGCGAGGCGTTCTTCTCCAATTCGCTCGGCGGCGACATGCTGAGCAAGATCGGCGCACAGGAATCCCACGGCGCGCCGCCCGGGCTCTATCTCCTGCTGTTCTGGGTCACCTTCTGGCCGGGCGCGGCACTCGCCGGGATGGCGGCGCCGGCGGTCTGGCGTGCGCGGCGCGAGCCCGGCGCGCAGTATCTTTTGGCCTGGCTGGTCCCGTCATGGATCGTGTTCGAGGCCGTCTTGACCAAGCTGCCGCATTACGTGCTGCCGCTCTATCCGGCGATTGCGATCCTCACCGCCGGCGCGCTCGAGCGCCGCGTGCTGTCGCGGTCCTGGCTGATGCGCGGCGCGGCATGGTGGTTCGTCATACCGGCCGGCGCGGCGGTGCTTGCGGTCGCCGGCGCGATCAAGCTGACGCATTATCCGGCGTTCCCGGCTTGGCCCTTCCTGGCAGCATCCATGATCTTCGGCCTGATCGCCTGGTGGATGTTCGAGGACAGCCGCGCCGAGCGCTCGCTGCTCAACGCGGTGGTCGCAGCGATGTTTCTGGCGATCGGAATCTACGGCATCGTGATGCCGTCGCTGACCGCGATGTTTCCGAGCGCCGAGATCGCGCGTGCGCTTCGGGGCGTGGTTTGCGTCGGGCCGAAGGCCGCCGCGGCCGGCTTCCACGAGCCGAGCCTCGTCTTCATGGCGGGCACCGGCACGCTGCTGACCGACGGATCGGGCGCCGCCGATTTTCTGGGGCAGGGCAGTTGCCGCTTCGCGCTGATCGAATCGCGCACTGAGCGCGCCTTCGTGCAGCGCGCCGAGGCGATCGGGCTGCGCTACAACGTGGCGAAGCGGATCGACGGCTACAACATCTCGCAGGGCAAGGCGATCTCGATTGCCATCTTCCGCTCGGAAGGAACGGAATAG
- the pbpC gene encoding penicillin-binding protein 1C: MSRASTSFAAAQEDVDARAKPGHDGGGGGRRRFFRIAVSLAFVLIVLTTAFAGWVFSFGPLPLEQARKVSTTIVDRNGKLLRAYAMADGRWRLPVDAKTAVDPTYLKLLLAYEDRRFWSHGGVDPVALGRAALQFATSGHIVSGGSTITMQLARLLEPRRERSVYAKLRQMVRAVQLEQQLSKDEILDLYLMLAPFGGNLEGIRAASIAYFGKEPKRLSLAEAALLVALPQSPERRRLDRHPEAAHAARDRVLARMVEDGVVSKEDAAQATVAAVPRLRKPMPILAPHSSDAAMATMKDRPLIKLTLDSSLQKTLEGLARDRALAQGPDISVAIIALDNESGDVLARVGSADYFDERRAGQVDMTRAVRSPGSTLKPFIYGLAFEDGFIHPESLIDDRPIRFGSYAPENFDMTFQGTVPVRKALQLSLNVPAIALLDRVGSSRLSSRLKQAGGNLVLPKDEAPGLAMGLGGVGVTLQDLAQLYAGLARLGAAKPLREVMLATDDREPLRLMDQAAAWQVGNVLLGTPPPENGVHNRIAFKTGTSYGYRDAWSVGFDGRITIGVWVGRPDGAPVPGLVGRTAAAPILFDAFARTGKIPAALPKAPKGTLIASNAKLPLPLRRFRPVGELIRTGSDQMPRIQFPLNGSRIDVDRSAGGQGAPMPVKVAGGVLPLTIMMNGTSVGEIDSRRQRLVDPPGPGFARLTVIDATGAADTVVIRVQ; this comes from the coding sequence ATGTCCCGGGCATCCACATCCTTTGCCGCGGCGCAGGAAGACGTGGATGCCCGGGCCAAGCCCGGGCATGACGGCGGTGGGGGTGGCCGTCGCCGCTTTTTCCGGATCGCGGTGTCTCTCGCCTTCGTCCTCATCGTCCTCACCACCGCCTTCGCCGGGTGGGTCTTCTCGTTCGGCCCGTTGCCGCTGGAGCAGGCGCGCAAGGTGTCGACCACGATCGTCGACCGCAACGGCAAGCTACTGCGCGCCTATGCGATGGCGGACGGCCGCTGGCGGCTCCCGGTCGATGCGAAGACCGCGGTCGATCCCACCTATCTCAAGCTGCTGCTGGCCTATGAGGATCGCCGCTTCTGGTCGCATGGCGGCGTCGATCCGGTAGCGCTCGGGCGCGCCGCCCTGCAGTTCGCCACGAGCGGCCATATCGTGTCCGGCGGCTCGACGATTACGATGCAATTGGCGCGGCTGCTGGAGCCGCGCCGCGAGCGTTCGGTCTATGCAAAACTCCGCCAGATGGTGCGTGCGGTTCAGCTCGAGCAGCAGCTCAGCAAGGACGAAATTCTCGATCTCTATCTGATGCTGGCGCCGTTCGGCGGTAACCTTGAAGGCATTCGTGCCGCCTCGATCGCCTATTTCGGCAAGGAGCCGAAGCGGCTGTCGCTTGCGGAAGCGGCGCTGCTGGTCGCGCTGCCGCAATCGCCGGAGCGCCGCCGGCTCGACCGCCATCCGGAAGCCGCTCACGCCGCGCGCGATCGCGTGCTGGCGCGCATGGTCGAGGATGGCGTGGTGTCGAAAGAAGACGCGGCGCAGGCCACGGTGGCCGCCGTGCCGCGGCTGCGCAAGCCGATGCCGATCCTCGCGCCGCATTCCTCCGATGCCGCGATGGCGACGATGAAAGACAGGCCACTCATCAAGCTGACGCTGGATTCGAGCTTGCAGAAGACGCTGGAAGGGCTGGCGCGCGACCGCGCGCTGGCGCAGGGCCCTGACATTTCGGTCGCAATCATCGCCCTCGACAATGAAAGCGGCGACGTGCTGGCCCGCGTCGGATCGGCGGATTACTTCGACGAACGCCGAGCCGGGCAGGTCGACATGACCCGCGCGGTGCGCTCGCCGGGGTCGACGCTAAAGCCGTTCATCTATGGCCTCGCCTTCGAAGACGGCTTTATCCATCCGGAAAGCCTGATCGACGACCGGCCCATTCGTTTCGGCTCCTACGCGCCGGAAAATTTCGACATGACGTTCCAGGGTACGGTGCCGGTGCGCAAAGCGCTGCAGCTTTCGTTGAATGTGCCCGCAATTGCGCTGCTCGACCGCGTCGGCTCCAGCCGGCTGTCATCGCGCCTGAAGCAGGCCGGTGGCAACCTTGTCCTGCCGAAGGATGAAGCGCCGGGCCTTGCGATGGGCCTCGGCGGCGTCGGTGTCACCTTGCAGGACCTGGCGCAGCTCTATGCCGGGCTGGCGCGGCTCGGCGCGGCGAAGCCGCTGCGCGAGGTCATGCTCGCCACGGACGACCGCGAGCCGCTGCGGCTGATGGATCAGGCCGCGGCCTGGCAGGTCGGCAACGTGCTGCTCGGCACGCCGCCGCCGGAGAACGGCGTGCACAACAGAATCGCGTTCAAGACCGGCACCAGTTACGGCTATCGCGACGCATGGTCGGTCGGCTTTGACGGCCGCATCACCATCGGCGTGTGGGTTGGCCGTCCCGACGGCGCGCCGGTGCCGGGCCTCGTCGGCCGCACCGCCGCCGCGCCGATCCTGTTCGACGCCTTTGCGCGAACCGGAAAAATCCCGGCGGCGCTGCCGAAGGCGCCGAAGGGCACCCTCATTGCCAGCAACGCAAAGCTGCCGCTGCCGCTCAGGCGTTTCCGCCCCGTCGGCGAATTGATCCGCACCGGCAGCGATCAGATGCCGCGCATCCAGTTTCCGCTCAACGGCTCGCGGATCGATGTCGACCGTTCAGCCGGCGGGCAGGGTGCACCCATGCCGGTCAAGGTCGCCGGCGGCGTGCTGCCACTGACCATCATGATGAATGGCACCTCGGTCGGCGAGATCGACAGCCGCCGCCAGCGCCTGGTCGATCCGCCCGGACCCGGCTTTGCCCGCCTGACCGTGATCGACGCAACCGGCGCGGCCGATACCGTGGTGATCCGGGTACAGTGA